A genome region from Sceloporus undulatus isolate JIND9_A2432 ecotype Alabama chromosome 1, SceUnd_v1.1, whole genome shotgun sequence includes the following:
- the SLC39A9 gene encoding zinc transporter ZIP9 isoform X1 gives MDDFVSISLLSLAMLVGCYVAGIIPLAVNFSEERLKLVTVLGAGLLCGTALAVIVPEGVHALYEDVLEAKHHPASETQKMVESEKVAEVPDVHVHDHSHDHSRLHAYIGVSLVLGFVFMLLVDQIGSSHVHPADDPEAARSGNSKITTTLGLVVHAAADGVALGAAASTSQTSVQLIVFVAIMLHKAPAAFGLVSFLMHAGLERNRIRKHLLVFALAAPVLSMVTYLGLSKSSKEALSEVNATGVAMLFSAGTFLYVATVHVLPEVGGIGHSHKPESTGRKGLSRLEVAALVLGCLIPLILSIGHQH, from the exons ATGGATGACTTCGTGTCCATCAGCCTGCTCTCCCTGGCCATGCTGGTGGGCTGCTACGTGGCCGGGATCATCCCGCTGGCCGTGAACTTCTCCGAG GAAAGATTAAAGTTGGTCACAGTTCTTGGTGCTGGGCTCCTTTGTGGAACTGCCTTGGCTGTCATTGTGCCTGAAGGAGTACATGCACTTTATGAAGATGTTTTGGAGG caAAGCATCACCCAGCCAGTGAGACTCAAAAAATGGTTGAATCTGAGAAAGTAGCTGAAGTACCAGATGTGCATGTCCATGACCACAGCCACGACCATTCAAGGTTACATGCCTATATTGGTGTTTCCCTTGTCCTTGGCTTCGTCTTCATGCTTCTGGTAGATCAGATTGGCAGTTCTCATGTCCACCCTGCAGACG ACCCAGAAGCTGCAAGGTCCGGCAATTCCAAAATTACTACTACACTGGGACTGGTTGTTCATGCTGCAG CTGATGGTGTTGCCTTGGGTGCAGCTGCTTCCACATCTCAGACCAGTGTCCAGCTAATAGTGTTTGTTGCAATTATGTTACATAAG GCACCGGCTGCCTTTGGCCTTGTCTCTTTTCTCATGCATGCTGGTCTTGAAAGAAATCGAATCAGGAAGCATTTGCTAGTTTTTGCACTAGCAGCGCCTGTTTTGTCAATGGTGACCTACCTGGGACTAAGCAAG AGCAGCAAAGAAGCACTTTCAGAAGTCAATGCAACTGGAGTTGCCATGCTCTTCTCTGCTGGAACTTTTCTGTATGTTGCCACAGTTCATGTTCTCCCAGAAGTGGGTGGAATAGGACATAGCCACAAACCAGAATCTACTGGAAGAAAAGGACTCAGTCGCCTGGAGGTGGCAGCATTGGTTCTGGGCTGTTTGATCCCACTAATTTTGTCCATTGGACACCAACATTAA
- the SLC39A9 gene encoding zinc transporter ZIP9 isoform X2 encodes MVESEKVAEVPDVHVHDHSHDHSRLHAYIGVSLVLGFVFMLLVDQIGSSHVHPADDPEAARSGNSKITTTLGLVVHAAADGVALGAAASTSQTSVQLIVFVAIMLHKAPAAFGLVSFLMHAGLERNRIRKHLLVFALAAPVLSMVTYLGLSKSSKEALSEVNATGVAMLFSAGTFLYVATVHVLPEVGGIGHSHKPESTGRKGLSRLEVAALVLGCLIPLILSIGHQH; translated from the exons ATGGTTGAATCTGAGAAAGTAGCTGAAGTACCAGATGTGCATGTCCATGACCACAGCCACGACCATTCAAGGTTACATGCCTATATTGGTGTTTCCCTTGTCCTTGGCTTCGTCTTCATGCTTCTGGTAGATCAGATTGGCAGTTCTCATGTCCACCCTGCAGACG ACCCAGAAGCTGCAAGGTCCGGCAATTCCAAAATTACTACTACACTGGGACTGGTTGTTCATGCTGCAG CTGATGGTGTTGCCTTGGGTGCAGCTGCTTCCACATCTCAGACCAGTGTCCAGCTAATAGTGTTTGTTGCAATTATGTTACATAAG GCACCGGCTGCCTTTGGCCTTGTCTCTTTTCTCATGCATGCTGGTCTTGAAAGAAATCGAATCAGGAAGCATTTGCTAGTTTTTGCACTAGCAGCGCCTGTTTTGTCAATGGTGACCTACCTGGGACTAAGCAAG AGCAGCAAAGAAGCACTTTCAGAAGTCAATGCAACTGGAGTTGCCATGCTCTTCTCTGCTGGAACTTTTCTGTATGTTGCCACAGTTCATGTTCTCCCAGAAGTGGGTGGAATAGGACATAGCCACAAACCAGAATCTACTGGAAGAAAAGGACTCAGTCGCCTGGAGGTGGCAGCATTGGTTCTGGGCTGTTTGATCCCACTAATTTTGTCCATTGGACACCAACATTAA